One genomic region from Salvia hispanica cultivar TCC Black 2014 chromosome 2, UniMelb_Shisp_WGS_1.0, whole genome shotgun sequence encodes:
- the LOC125207186 gene encoding potassium channel AKT2/3: protein MDVKLGCCSHKSNSGKKREEEEEMSPTSEELSFKNLSKIVVPPLGVSGYSSSNVPHGRIISPMDTRYRCWETVMVVLVVYSAWVCPYEIAFLNSKPSPPLYIADNIVDIFFAIDIILTFFVAYMDSTTQLLVLDRKKIAKRYLSTWFIMDVASTIPFETIAFIVTGKHHGGVSYSVLGMLRFWRLRRVKCFFTRIEKDIRFSYFWVRCARLLFVTLLQAHFAACLAYLLAVQYPDEGNTWIGSAIPNFKETSLWIRYISALYWSTTTMTTVGYGDIHAQNTLEMAFIICYMLFNLGLTAYIIGNMTNLVVEGTRRTMEFRSSIEAASSFVMRNRLPPRLKDQILAYMCLRFKAESLNQNQLIQQLPKTLCKSIQHHLFLPTVQGVYLFKGVSTEILMLLVADMKAEYIPPREDVIIQKEAPDDVYIIVSGEVEMIDCEMEKENVVWEFSSGGMFGEVGAFCSTPQSFTYRTKTLSQLLRLKTSSLVEAMKTRQEDNVIMLKNFLQHHKKLKDLRLGDLFMDEEVDGDVNMSINLVTVAGTGNAAFLNELLKAGLDPDVGDSKGKTPLHIAASKGHEECVVVLLKHACSLHLRDLEGNTALWESIAAKHHSIFKILYHWASISDPFIAGDLLCTAAKRNDVGVMKELLKHGLYVDSKDVHGQTAIQVATTEKHLDIVQLLVMNGSQVDETIMNMIPSVNLSDMLQKREIGHCIVMSDTTGEDDSHKKNKDEERLVLPLRVSIYRGHPANRSTTNHPGKLVRMPSTLDALKTIAGQKFGFDATNALVTNEEGAEIDSIQVIRDNDKLFIVETES from the exons GTGTTGGGAGACAGTGATGGTGGTATTGGTTGTGTACTCGGCGTGGGTGTGCCCTTATGAGATAGCATTTCTTAACTCAAAACCAAGCCCACCATTATACATAGCTGATAACATCGTCGACATCTTTTTTGCCATCGATATTATCCTCACTTTTTTTGTTGCTTATATGGATTCCACCACTCAATTATTGGTTCTTGATCGTAAAAAGATTGCCAAAAG GTACCTATCAACATGGTTTATAATGGATGTGGCTTCAACCATACCATTCGAGACTATAGCATTCATTGTTACCGGCAAACATCACGGCGGCGTCTCCTACTCCGTCCTCGGCATGCTCAGATTTTGGCGTCTCCGTCGTGTCAAGTGTTTCTTTACCAG GATCGAAAAAGACATCAGGTTTAGCTATTTTTGGGTTCGATGTGCGAGACTCCTGTTC GTGACATTGTTGCAAGCACATTTTGCGGCATGCTTGGCATACTTGCTGGCTGTGCAGTATCCAGACGAAGGCAACACGTGGATCGGGTCAGCTATACCGAACTTCAAAGAGACGAGCCTCTGGATTCGATACATCTCGGCCTTGTACTGGTCGACCACCACAATGACCACCGTTGGCTATGGCGACATCCACGCTCAGAACACCTTAGAGATGGCTTTCATCATATGTTACATGCTCTTCAACCTAGGCCTCACTGCTTACATCATTGGCAACATGACCAACTTGGTCGTCGAGGGCACCCGTCGAACCATGGAATTC AGAAGTAGCATCGAAGCCGCATCAAGTTTTGTGATGCGGAATCGTCTGCCTCCTCGGTTGAAAGACCAGATTCTGGCTTACATGTGCCTCAGATTCAAAGCCGAGAGCTTGAACCAGAACCAACTCATACAACAGCTCCCCAAAACCTTATGCAAAAGCATCCAACACCACCTCTTCTTACCAACCGTGCAAGGCGTCTATCTCTTCAAGGGTGTATCCACAGAAATCCTCATGCTTCTGGTAGCAGACATGAAAGCAGAGTACATCCCACCGCGAGAGGATGTTATAATACAGAAGGAGGCTCCTGACGACGTCTACATTATCGTGTCCGGGGAAGTAGAGATGATTGACTGCGAAATGGAGAAAGAAAACGTCGTTTGGGAGTTCAGTTCGGGTGGCATGTTTGGTGAAGTCGGAGCCTTCTGCTCAACGCCTCAGAGCTTCACCTATCGTACCAAGACGCTCTCGCAGCTGCTGAGGCTCAAAACTTCGTCTCTGGTTGAAGCAATGAAGACGAGACAGGAGGATAATGTCATCATGCTCAAGAACTTCCTTCAGCATCACAAGAAGCTTAAGGATTTGCGGTTGGGGGATTTGTTCATGGATGAAGAGGTGGATGGTGATGTGAACATGTCGATCAATTTGGTGACTGTGGCAGGAACGGGAAATGCTGCGTTTCTTAATGAGCTTCTGAAGGCCGGTCTTGACCCTGATGTTGGAGATTCTAAAGGGAAGACTCCATTG CATATAGCGGCATCGAAAGGCCACGAAGAATGTGTAGTTGTTCTCCTCAAACATGCTTGCAGCTTACACCTAAGAG ATTTGGAAGGAAACACAGCGCTATGGGAATCTATTGCAGCAAAGCATCATTCAATATTCAAGATCCTCTACCACTGGGCTTCCATCTCTGATCCATTCATAGCCGGCGATCTCCTCTGCACAGCAGCCAAACGAAACGACGTGGGAGTGATGAAGGAGCTGCTGAAACACGGGTTATACGTTGACTCAAAGGATGTGCATGGGCAAACTGCTATCCAAGTGGCGACGACAGAGAAACATTTAGACATAGTGCAGCTTCTAGTGATGAACGGGTCCCAAGTCGATGAAACCATCATGAATATGATTCCATCGGTAAATTTGAGCGATATGCTGCAGAAGAGGGAGATAGGGCACTGCATAGTTATGTCTGATACCACCGGAGAAGATGATAGccacaagaaaaataaagatgagGAAAGGTTGGTACTCCCTTTGAGGGTTAGCATCTACCGAGGCCATCCGGCCAATCGGAGCACTACTAATCATCCTGGTAAATTGGTGAGAATGCCAAGTACATTAGATGCGCTCAAGACcattgcag GTCAGAAGTTTGGGTTTGATGCTACAAATGCATTGGTGACTAATGAGGAAGGTGCTGAAATTGATTCCATTCAAGTGATAAGAGATAATGATAAACTGTTTATAGTTGAGACTGAGAGTTAG
- the LOC125207649 gene encoding E3 ubiquitin-protein ligase RNF170-like isoform X1 has protein sequence MNPISEPITGEISGAEESSADERETISAGDGDSNDASTSDERERKFMENPPSDDVCPICFGNFVVPCRAPCGHWYCGSCILQYWNFSAALQPCKCPMCSQRITKLIPEASLYQRRQSEISKVLRSVSDYNRLFMGGISGFVLKFLAIPLYIKRTFREMLNPDRPGIYLHEMRIIAMFLGLIYSFAPFDFLRIGRGNIIDLFDYSAFALSFILYLVGLYLRWKRERNIRGLVEMPEAHD, from the exons ATGAATCCGATCTCGGAACCTATCACCGGAGAGATAAGCGGCGCGGAGGAGTCTTCCGCCGATGAAAGAGAAACAATTTCAGCTGGCGATGGTGATAGTAATGATGCTTCTACATCCGATGAGCGAGAGAGGAAGTTCATGGAGAACCCTCCCTCTGATGATGTTTGCCCCATTTGCTTCGGCAATTTCGTTGTACCCTGCCGCGCTCCTTGTGGTCACTGGTACTGCg GAAGTTGTATTCTGCAGTACTGGAACTTTAGTGCTGCATTGCAGCCATGCAAGTGTCCTATGTGCTCACAGCGCATAACTAAGTTGATACCTGAAGCATCATTGTATCAAAGACGTCAATCAGAAATAAGTAAAGTCTTACGGAGTGTCAGTGACTATAACCGCTTGTTTATGGGAGGAATTTCTGGATTTGTGCTG AAATTTCTTGCTATTCCATTGTATATAAAGAGAACGTTCCGAGAAATGCTGAATCCTGACAGACCTGGTATTTATCTCCATGAAATGCGGATTATTGCA ATGTTCCTTGGACTCATCTACTCATTCGCTCCCTTTGATTTTCTGCGAATAG GTCGTGGGAACATAATAGATTTGTTTGATTACTCTGCTTTTGCTCTCTCATTCATCTTGTATCTGGTTGGTCTGTACCTCCGTTGGAAGCGCGAAAGGAACATTAGAGGGTTGGTTGAAATGCCGGAAGCGCATGATTGA
- the LOC125207649 gene encoding E3 ubiquitin-protein ligase RNF170-like isoform X2 — protein sequence MNPISEPITGEISGAEESSADERETISAGDGDSNDASTSDERERKFMENPPSDDVCPICFGNFVVPCRAPCGHWYCGSCILQYWNFSAALQPCKCPMCSQRITKLIPEASLYQRRQSEISKVLRSVSDYNRLFMGGISGFVLMFLGLIYSFAPFDFLRIGRGNIIDLFDYSAFALSFILYLVGLYLRWKRERNIRGLVEMPEAHD from the exons ATGAATCCGATCTCGGAACCTATCACCGGAGAGATAAGCGGCGCGGAGGAGTCTTCCGCCGATGAAAGAGAAACAATTTCAGCTGGCGATGGTGATAGTAATGATGCTTCTACATCCGATGAGCGAGAGAGGAAGTTCATGGAGAACCCTCCCTCTGATGATGTTTGCCCCATTTGCTTCGGCAATTTCGTTGTACCCTGCCGCGCTCCTTGTGGTCACTGGTACTGCg GAAGTTGTATTCTGCAGTACTGGAACTTTAGTGCTGCATTGCAGCCATGCAAGTGTCCTATGTGCTCACAGCGCATAACTAAGTTGATACCTGAAGCATCATTGTATCAAAGACGTCAATCAGAAATAAGTAAAGTCTTACGGAGTGTCAGTGACTATAACCGCTTGTTTATGGGAGGAATTTCTGGATTTGTGCTG ATGTTCCTTGGACTCATCTACTCATTCGCTCCCTTTGATTTTCTGCGAATAG GTCGTGGGAACATAATAGATTTGTTTGATTACTCTGCTTTTGCTCTCTCATTCATCTTGTATCTGGTTGGTCTGTACCTCCGTTGGAAGCGCGAAAGGAACATTAGAGGGTTGGTTGAAATGCCGGAAGCGCATGATTGA
- the LOC125207649 gene encoding E3 ubiquitin-protein ligase RNF170-like isoform X3, whose amino-acid sequence MNPISEPITGEISGAEESSADERETISAGDGDSNDASTSDERERKFMENPPSDDVCPICFGNFVVPCRAPCGHWYCGSCILQYWNFSAALQPCKCPMCSQRITKLIPEASLYQRRQSEISKVLRSVSDYNRLFMGGISGFVLKFLAIPLYIKRTFREMLNPDRPDVPWTHLLIRSL is encoded by the exons ATGAATCCGATCTCGGAACCTATCACCGGAGAGATAAGCGGCGCGGAGGAGTCTTCCGCCGATGAAAGAGAAACAATTTCAGCTGGCGATGGTGATAGTAATGATGCTTCTACATCCGATGAGCGAGAGAGGAAGTTCATGGAGAACCCTCCCTCTGATGATGTTTGCCCCATTTGCTTCGGCAATTTCGTTGTACCCTGCCGCGCTCCTTGTGGTCACTGGTACTGCg GAAGTTGTATTCTGCAGTACTGGAACTTTAGTGCTGCATTGCAGCCATGCAAGTGTCCTATGTGCTCACAGCGCATAACTAAGTTGATACCTGAAGCATCATTGTATCAAAGACGTCAATCAGAAATAAGTAAAGTCTTACGGAGTGTCAGTGACTATAACCGCTTGTTTATGGGAGGAATTTCTGGATTTGTGCTG AAATTTCTTGCTATTCCATTGTATATAAAGAGAACGTTCCGAGAAATGCTGAATCCTGACAGACCTG ATGTTCCTTGGACTCATCTACTCATTCGCTCCCTTTGA
- the LOC125207516 gene encoding E3 ubiquitin-protein ligase RNF170-like isoform X1, translated as MENEAEYHDAYEDFRDKPNENAMIAKDEDFGEGDDVCPICLDTFTIPCKSNCGHLFCGGCVLQLWMYRYSIQPCKCPLCCCRIVNLEVQASEQADNAGRVTKEVQHYNGLYIPGLFGSLHTLPLLMGRIFRVLVDLDYLRAIYYVLRIIGLFLGFIYELLEFEFLPTGGLGIHRMFDLIASLLVAALFVVGVVYKWSLKRRARLLVVVDTSLRNVT; from the exons ATGGAAAACGAAGCAGAGTATCACGACGCTTACGAAGATTTCAGAGATAAACCCAACGAAAACGCAATGATCGCTAAAGATGAGGATTTTGGCGAGGGTGATGATGTGTGCCCCATCTGTTTGGACACCTTCACCATCCCATGCAAATCCAATTGTGGTCACTTGTTTTGCG GGGGTTGCGTTCTGCAATTGTGGATGTATAGATACTCGATTCAGCCCTGCAAATGCCCGTTGTGCTGCTGCAGAATTGTGAATTTGGAGGTGCAAGCATCTGAACAAGCTGATAATGCCGGTCGGGTCACAAAGGAAGTGCAGCACTACAATGGCCTCTACATCCCTGGCCTCTTTGGCTCGCTCCAt ACATTACCATTACTAATGGGGAGGATATTCAGAGTTCTAGTGGATCTTGATTATTTGAGAGCCATCTACTACGTACTACGCATCATAGGG TTATTTCTGGGATTCATCTATGAACTGCTCGAGTTTGAGTTTTTACCAACTG GAGGGTTGGGAATCCATAGAATGTTCGATCTCATCGCTAGCTTGCTCGTTGCTGCTCTTTTTGTGGTAGGTGTGGTTTATAAATGGTCGCTTAAACGTCGTGCCAGACTCTTGGTAGTAGTAGATACTTCGCTCAGGAATGTCACTTGA
- the LOC125207516 gene encoding uncharacterized protein LOC125207516 isoform X2: protein MENEAEYHDAYEDFRDKPNENAMIAKDEDFGEGDDVCPICLDTFTIPCKSNCGHLFCGGCVLQLWMYRYSIQPCKCPLCCCRIVNLEVQASEQADNAGRVTKEVQHYNGLYIPGLFGSLHLFLGFIYELLEFEFLPTGGLGIHRMFDLIASLLVAALFVVGVVYKWSLKRRARLLVVVDTSLRNVT from the exons ATGGAAAACGAAGCAGAGTATCACGACGCTTACGAAGATTTCAGAGATAAACCCAACGAAAACGCAATGATCGCTAAAGATGAGGATTTTGGCGAGGGTGATGATGTGTGCCCCATCTGTTTGGACACCTTCACCATCCCATGCAAATCCAATTGTGGTCACTTGTTTTGCG GGGGTTGCGTTCTGCAATTGTGGATGTATAGATACTCGATTCAGCCCTGCAAATGCCCGTTGTGCTGCTGCAGAATTGTGAATTTGGAGGTGCAAGCATCTGAACAAGCTGATAATGCCGGTCGGGTCACAAAGGAAGTGCAGCACTACAATGGCCTCTACATCCCTGGCCTCTTTGGCTCGCTCCAt TTATTTCTGGGATTCATCTATGAACTGCTCGAGTTTGAGTTTTTACCAACTG GAGGGTTGGGAATCCATAGAATGTTCGATCTCATCGCTAGCTTGCTCGTTGCTGCTCTTTTTGTGGTAGGTGTGGTTTATAAATGGTCGCTTAAACGTCGTGCCAGACTCTTGGTAGTAGTAGATACTTCGCTCAGGAATGTCACTTGA
- the LOC125203821 gene encoding ubiquitin-conjugating enzyme E2-23 kDa-like yields MSSPSKRRDMDVMKLMMSDYTVEPINDGINEFNVEFHGPKESPYEGGVWKVRVELPDAYPYKSPSIGFINKIFHPNVDELSGSVCLDVINQSWSPMFDLLNVFEVFLPQLLLYPNPSDPLNGDAASLMMKDKAEYDKKVKEYCDRYAKKQDADNSVSDESDDEVSGNEAYSDGRSESEDEVAGHADP; encoded by the exons ATGTCTTCTCCCAGCAAGAGGCGTGACATGGATGTCATGAAATT AATGATGAGTGACTACACTGTGGAGCCCATAAATGATGGCATCAATGAATTCAATGTGGAATTTCATGGCCCAAAAGAAA GTCCATATGAAGGTGGAGTTTGGAAAGTTCGCGTGGAACTTCCAGATGCTTATCCTTACAAGTCTCCTTCAATCGGGTTTATCAACAAAATCTTCCACCCCAATGTTGACGAGCT GTCGGGCTCGGTATGCTTGGATGTCATCAACCAGTCATGGAGTCCAATGTTCG ATCTATTGAATGTCTTTGAGGTTTTCCTTCCCCAACTTCTACTCTATCCAAACCCTTCAGACCCACTCAATGGCGATGCCGCGTCTCTGATGATGAAAGACAAAGCagaatatgataaaaaagtaaaag AGTATTGTGACCGTTATGCAAAGAAGCAGGACGCTGATAATAGCGTGAGCGATGAGAGTGACGACGAAGTGAGCGGCAACGAGGCCTACAGTGACGGGCGGAGTGAAAGCGAGGACGAAGTGGCGGGGCATGCGGATCCTTAG